One window of Magallana gigas chromosome 2, xbMagGiga1.1, whole genome shotgun sequence genomic DNA carries:
- the LOC105336195 gene encoding uncharacterized protein isoform X1, which translates to MSWTVKMYVLIVLLFKESFQQTTDSALLTVDGGWSSWADSNACSVTCGSGSIFRLRTCTNPTPQNGGKECKGSMFERHTCNKGPCPVDGGWSPWKPFSACTATCGEASHTSTRRCNNPAPQNGGKPCVGNATDTQLCRDLPLCAIDGQWSNWSAYSECSVNCGHGTKNRTRVCNNPAPKYGGLDCAGNASEVIGCSAKQCPVDGGWSAWVTTGSECSVTCGRGSKIRIRSCSNPAPVNGGRNCPGAVYESTSCLLKECPVNGGWTSWSPYTPCTTTCGVGYQTSTRTCTNPSQQFGGQPCTGNNNDTRVCPNQPLCPVDGGWSPWKPYSSCSATCGFGSQTSTRECNSPAPENGGKPCEGNTTNTRPCTDLSPCETTILTTLSTRKPEATNPSTQTTETSERQTTAIETLPTEKTTVTTTTMSSSSLLTTDVTTRTESVTSQEQIVTTTAQTETSQMSVSQVTHVTYPETSFITSQTRVSDVTTVSTILPTTSKSSEEFNKPKLGMVVVSFAVYIDKNFDDKLLDPSSTTYKETGKMVLKVLTERFKDTPGFLMVVINGFSYGSIRVNYTVGLSGEALSTDDKVRSVKDHLLSKATKWTPNEPVFSGFPVNTVKTNTDASKQDISAVLSTERKAACACPLDGYFCDFREGGAMCVNQCTGFRCGPHGSCLVDADTKLPKCYCKQFKNSKLVYYGDKCEKTKELDSVEPIGGESDNLTLIGVTAGVGGGLFLFITVAVICVCRKIHEQKKQLKSTVSYSNQSSLCHLDQLEHNKGAKENFYSKATHNPLYQDNDDVRASTNAEQIVRIFLHVEPEKSRSMSMHSVGSIRTSRSGEDPHVYMIGDRRDLETHNFQSTEKQSRTPLEDEAETYNVHNESS; encoded by the exons AAATGTATGTACTGATTGTCTTATTGTTCAAAGAATCGTTTCAACAAACCACAG ATTCTGCCCTACTGACCGTGGATGGTGGTTGGTCATCCTGGGCAGACTCCAACGCCTGTTCTGTCACCTGTGGGTCAGGGTCAATATTCCGACTCCGCACCTGTACTAACCCAACACCGCAGAATGGAGGAAAGGAATGCAAAGGATCGATGTTCGAAAGACACACCTGTAATAAAGGACCGTGTCCAG tGGACGGTGGCTGGTCGCCTTGGAAACCGTTTTCCGCCTGCACGGCCACCTGTGGCGAAGCTTCCCACACTTCTACCCGGCGCTGTAACAACCCAGCTCCACAAAATGGAGGGAAGCCGTGTGTGGGGAACGCTACAGATACCCAGCTGTGTAGAGACCTTCCTCTCTGTGCAA TAGACGGACAGTGGAGTAATTGGTCAGCTTATTCAGAGTGTTCCGTGAACTGCGGTCACGGTACTAAAAATAGAACCAGAGTTTGTAACAATCCTGCGCCAAAATATGGAGGATTAGATTGCGCGGGAAACGCAAGCGAGGTTATCGGCTGCAGCGCTAAGCAGTGCCCTG TGGACGGTGGATGGAGTGCCTGGGTCACCACCGGAAGTGAGTGTTCGGTCACGTGTGGTCGCGGGTCTAAAATCAGAATCCGGTCATGCTCGAACCCTGCCCCAGTCAACGGGGGTCGGAACTGTCCCGGTGCCGTGTATGAATCTACATCATGTTTACTTAAGGAATGCCCAG TGAACGGAGGCTGGACAAGTTGGAGCCCCTACACACCGTGTACCACGACCTGTGGGGTGGGCTATCAAACATCTACCAGGACCTGCACAAACCCCTCCCAACAATTTGGCGGCCAACCCTGTACAGGAAACAACAACGACACTCGGGTGTGTCCAAATCAGCCCCTGTGTCCAG TTGATGGTGGATGGTCGCCATGGAAACCATATTCCTCCTGCAGCGCCACCTGTGGATTTGGTTCCCAAACGTCTACCAGGGAATGTAACAGCCCTGCTccagaaaatggcgggaaaccTTGTGAGGGAAACACGACAAATACACGGCCATGTACAGATTTATCGCCATGTGAAA CAACTATTTTGACAACATTGTCGACAAGGAAGCCTGAAGCGACCAATCCGTCAA CTCAAACAACGGAAACTAGTGAAAGGCAAACAACAGCAATAGAAACTTTACCGACGGAGAAAACTACAGTGACAACCACAACAATGTCCTCCTCTAGCCTTCTAACGACAGACGTCACAACGCGCACTGAGTCTGTTACGTCACAGGAACAAATCGTCACAACCACCGCTCAAACAGAGACGTCACAGATGAGTGTGTCACAAGTCACACACGTCACTTACCCAGAAACGTCATTTATTACATCACAAACACGTGTGTCAGATGTTACAACCGTCTCAACAATTCTACCAACAACATCAAAGTCTTCAGAGGAATTCAACAAGCCAAAACTGG GAATGGTGGTAGTTTCCTTTGCCGTGTACATCGATAAGAATTTTGACGACAAACTGCTGGATCCATCAAGTACAACCTACAAAGAGACTGGGAAAATGGTTTTGAAGGTG CTTACAGAACGGTTCAAGGATACTCCTGGCTTTCTAATGGTTGTAATCAATGGATTCAG CTACGGCAGTATCCGCGTCAACTATACTGTGGGTTTGTCTGGGGAGGCTTTGTCCACGGATGATAAAGTTCGCTCCGTCAAGGACCATCTTCTTAGTAAGGCCACGAAATGGACTCCCAATGAACCGGTCTTCTCCGGATTCCCCGTCAATACCGTCAAAACTAATACAGATGCTTCAAAACAAGACATCTCGG CTGTACTTTCGACCGAGAGGAAGGCGGCCTGCGCATGTCCCCTGGACGGCTACTTCTGTGACTTCAGGGAGGGAGGGGCGATGTGCGTGAACCAGTGTACCGGCTTCCGGTGTGGCCCTCATGGTTCCTGTTTAGTGGACGCCGACACAAAGCTACCAAAGTGCTA TTGTAAACAATTCAAGAACTCCAAGCTAGTGTATTACGGAGACAAGTGTGAGAAGACCAAAGAGCTGGACTCCGTGGAGCCTATTGGCGGGGAGTCGGACAACCTGACGCTGATCGGGGTCACCGCCGGCGTGGGGGGCGGCCTCTTCCTGTTTATCACGGTGGCCGTCATCTGTGTCTGCAGGAAAATTCACGAGCAGAAGAAACAGTTGAAAAG TACCGTGTCTTATAGTAACCAGAGCTCCCTCTGTCATCTGGATCAGCTGGAACACAACAAGGGGGCCAAAGAGAACTTTTACTCCAAGGCCACCCACAACCCCCTCTATCAGGACAATGATGACGTCAGAGCCAGTACTAACGCGGAGCAAATCGTTCGAATTTTCTTACACGTGGAACCCGAGAAGAGTAGAAGCATGAGCATGCATAGTGTTGGTTCTATTCGTACATCACGTAGCGGCGAGGATCCGCATGTATATATGATAGGAGATCGCAGGGACCTAGAAACCCAT AATTTTCAATCAACGGAAAAACAATCTAGAACTCCTTTGGAGGACGAAGCAGAAACATACAACGTTCATAATGAATCCTCATAG
- the LOC105336195 gene encoding uncharacterized protein isoform X2, giving the protein MSWTVKMYVLIVLLFKESFQQTTDSALLTVDGGWSSWADSNACSVTCGSGSIFRLRTCTNPTPQNGGKECKGSMFERHTCNKGPCPVDGGWSPWKPFSACTATCGEASHTSTRRCNNPAPQNGGKPCVGNATDTQLCRDLPLCAMDGGWSAWVTTGSECSVTCGRGSKIRIRSCSNPAPVNGGRNCPGAVYESTSCLLKECPVNGGWTSWSPYTPCTTTCGVGYQTSTRTCTNPSQQFGGQPCTGNNNDTRVCPNQPLCPVDGGWSPWKPYSSCSATCGFGSQTSTRECNSPAPENGGKPCEGNTTNTRPCTDLSPCETTILTTLSTRKPEATNPSTQTTETSERQTTAIETLPTEKTTVTTTTMSSSSLLTTDVTTRTESVTSQEQIVTTTAQTETSQMSVSQVTHVTYPETSFITSQTRVSDVTTVSTILPTTSKSSEEFNKPKLGMVVVSFAVYIDKNFDDKLLDPSSTTYKETGKMVLKVLTERFKDTPGFLMVVINGFSYGSIRVNYTVGLSGEALSTDDKVRSVKDHLLSKATKWTPNEPVFSGFPVNTVKTNTDASKQDISAVLSTERKAACACPLDGYFCDFREGGAMCVNQCTGFRCGPHGSCLVDADTKLPKCYCKQFKNSKLVYYGDKCEKTKELDSVEPIGGESDNLTLIGVTAGVGGGLFLFITVAVICVCRKIHEQKKQLKSTVSYSNQSSLCHLDQLEHNKGAKENFYSKATHNPLYQDNDDVRASTNAEQIVRIFLHVEPEKSRSMSMHSVGSIRTSRSGEDPHVYMIGDRRDLETHNFQSTEKQSRTPLEDEAETYNVHNESS; this is encoded by the exons AAATGTATGTACTGATTGTCTTATTGTTCAAAGAATCGTTTCAACAAACCACAG ATTCTGCCCTACTGACCGTGGATGGTGGTTGGTCATCCTGGGCAGACTCCAACGCCTGTTCTGTCACCTGTGGGTCAGGGTCAATATTCCGACTCCGCACCTGTACTAACCCAACACCGCAGAATGGAGGAAAGGAATGCAAAGGATCGATGTTCGAAAGACACACCTGTAATAAAGGACCGTGTCCAG tGGACGGTGGCTGGTCGCCTTGGAAACCGTTTTCCGCCTGCACGGCCACCTGTGGCGAAGCTTCCCACACTTCTACCCGGCGCTGTAACAACCCAGCTCCACAAAATGGAGGGAAGCCGTGTGTGGGGAACGCTACAGATACCCAGCTGTGTAGAGACCTTCCTCTCTGTGCAA TGGACGGTGGATGGAGTGCCTGGGTCACCACCGGAAGTGAGTGTTCGGTCACGTGTGGTCGCGGGTCTAAAATCAGAATCCGGTCATGCTCGAACCCTGCCCCAGTCAACGGGGGTCGGAACTGTCCCGGTGCCGTGTATGAATCTACATCATGTTTACTTAAGGAATGCCCAG TGAACGGAGGCTGGACAAGTTGGAGCCCCTACACACCGTGTACCACGACCTGTGGGGTGGGCTATCAAACATCTACCAGGACCTGCACAAACCCCTCCCAACAATTTGGCGGCCAACCCTGTACAGGAAACAACAACGACACTCGGGTGTGTCCAAATCAGCCCCTGTGTCCAG TTGATGGTGGATGGTCGCCATGGAAACCATATTCCTCCTGCAGCGCCACCTGTGGATTTGGTTCCCAAACGTCTACCAGGGAATGTAACAGCCCTGCTccagaaaatggcgggaaaccTTGTGAGGGAAACACGACAAATACACGGCCATGTACAGATTTATCGCCATGTGAAA CAACTATTTTGACAACATTGTCGACAAGGAAGCCTGAAGCGACCAATCCGTCAA CTCAAACAACGGAAACTAGTGAAAGGCAAACAACAGCAATAGAAACTTTACCGACGGAGAAAACTACAGTGACAACCACAACAATGTCCTCCTCTAGCCTTCTAACGACAGACGTCACAACGCGCACTGAGTCTGTTACGTCACAGGAACAAATCGTCACAACCACCGCTCAAACAGAGACGTCACAGATGAGTGTGTCACAAGTCACACACGTCACTTACCCAGAAACGTCATTTATTACATCACAAACACGTGTGTCAGATGTTACAACCGTCTCAACAATTCTACCAACAACATCAAAGTCTTCAGAGGAATTCAACAAGCCAAAACTGG GAATGGTGGTAGTTTCCTTTGCCGTGTACATCGATAAGAATTTTGACGACAAACTGCTGGATCCATCAAGTACAACCTACAAAGAGACTGGGAAAATGGTTTTGAAGGTG CTTACAGAACGGTTCAAGGATACTCCTGGCTTTCTAATGGTTGTAATCAATGGATTCAG CTACGGCAGTATCCGCGTCAACTATACTGTGGGTTTGTCTGGGGAGGCTTTGTCCACGGATGATAAAGTTCGCTCCGTCAAGGACCATCTTCTTAGTAAGGCCACGAAATGGACTCCCAATGAACCGGTCTTCTCCGGATTCCCCGTCAATACCGTCAAAACTAATACAGATGCTTCAAAACAAGACATCTCGG CTGTACTTTCGACCGAGAGGAAGGCGGCCTGCGCATGTCCCCTGGACGGCTACTTCTGTGACTTCAGGGAGGGAGGGGCGATGTGCGTGAACCAGTGTACCGGCTTCCGGTGTGGCCCTCATGGTTCCTGTTTAGTGGACGCCGACACAAAGCTACCAAAGTGCTA TTGTAAACAATTCAAGAACTCCAAGCTAGTGTATTACGGAGACAAGTGTGAGAAGACCAAAGAGCTGGACTCCGTGGAGCCTATTGGCGGGGAGTCGGACAACCTGACGCTGATCGGGGTCACCGCCGGCGTGGGGGGCGGCCTCTTCCTGTTTATCACGGTGGCCGTCATCTGTGTCTGCAGGAAAATTCACGAGCAGAAGAAACAGTTGAAAAG TACCGTGTCTTATAGTAACCAGAGCTCCCTCTGTCATCTGGATCAGCTGGAACACAACAAGGGGGCCAAAGAGAACTTTTACTCCAAGGCCACCCACAACCCCCTCTATCAGGACAATGATGACGTCAGAGCCAGTACTAACGCGGAGCAAATCGTTCGAATTTTCTTACACGTGGAACCCGAGAAGAGTAGAAGCATGAGCATGCATAGTGTTGGTTCTATTCGTACATCACGTAGCGGCGAGGATCCGCATGTATATATGATAGGAGATCGCAGGGACCTAGAAACCCAT AATTTTCAATCAACGGAAAAACAATCTAGAACTCCTTTGGAGGACGAAGCAGAAACATACAACGTTCATAATGAATCCTCATAG